ATATTCTTTGGCGGTGTGGTCAGCCTGTTTGCAATTATTGCCTGCAAGGGCGGGATTGATTTCTCGGATATGGGCCCGGCCTTTGCGACGGCGGGAGTCGCGAGGGACCATTCCCCCTTGATGCAGATCGTGAACGTGCTGGTGCTTGCCCCCTGGGCATTTGTAGGCTTTGGCGTGGTGAGCTTTGCCTCTTCCACCTATGACTTCAAGCCGAAATACGGTTTCGCCATCATGGTGGCGGCTCTTGCAACCGGAGCGATTGTCTACGCCCTCATAGCTCTTCTTTCGGTTTCGGCAAACCCTGCAGGATCCGGCAATTGGGAAACCTATTTTGCCAACCTGCAAAACTTCAAGGGAATCGATGCCGTCCCGGTATTCCACGCCGTTTTCAGGACCCTCGGCAACGGCGGCCTTATTGTGCTCGCTATAACCATCACGGCGGCCATTTCCACGAGCCTTCTTGGGCTTTACCGAACAATCGGGCGCATGTTCCTGAGCCTCGCCGAAGATTCCGTGATGCCGTCCTGGTTCGGGCATATCAACCGTCACGGCGCCACCAACTACGGCATTATCTACGTGATGCTCCTTTCCTGCATTATTCCGTTCTTCGGGAGAACGGCCATCGGCTGGATTGTGGACATCACCTCCATCAGTGCATCTATCATTTATCTGTATGTTTCTGCGGGGATAGTGAAAATTGCCCGCAGTGAAACCGGCAGGCGAAAGACGGTGCTGAACTTTACCGGAATCCTGGGTGTCGTAATATCCGCCTTCTTCTTTTTCTTCCCGCTTACGCCGACGCTTTGGAACATGAACACAATTGCCACGGAATCCTTCATGATTCTGATGGCGTGGAGCATTGTGGGGTTCGTCGTTTACAGGGCCGTGTTCATGCGCGACCAGGAGAATCGTTTTGGCAAGTCGGCCATCATGTGGGTGACCATGCTGTTCATATTGCTGTTCTCGGCGGTGATGTGGGAACGCCAGGTCACTAACGACGAAACTGAGGATGTCATCGCGCATATCACCGAGTTCCATACGGGCTTGCACGAAAAGATGCATTTGCCCATGACTGAAGGCCAGATAGTCCAGGAAAAGGACTTCATGGAAGAGCAGATGGACCTTGTCCGCGATTCCCAACTGAAGAACAACCTGGTAGAAACGCTCTTCATTATCCTGTGTGTTTTTATCGTGGTGAACATTTACCGCACGCAGCAGCAACGTGAACAGAAACTGGACCACGAAAAGCATATTGCCGAGGAATCCAACAAGGCAAAGACCATATTCCTTTCGAACATGAGCCACGACCTGCGCACGCCCATGAATGCCATTGTCGGCTACACCAACCTGGCGCGCAAACCGGAGGCGACCCCCGAGCAAATCCAGAAATACCTGACCAAGATTGACTCCTCTAACATGTACCTGATGGCCCTCATCAACGATATGCTCGAAATGAGCCGCATCGAAATCGGGAAGATGGAACTGGAAGAGCGGCCCACCGACCTGCGGAAAATGATGGACGAAATCCGCGATATGTTCGAGGCGCAGATGGTGGGCAAGAACATCGCCTTTGCCGTGAAATACGACGGCCTCAGGAACCCGGTGGTGCTCTGCGACAGGAACCGCATGAACCGCGTGATTCTGAACCTGGTCAGCAACGCATTCAAGTTTACTTCGGAAGGCGGGCACGTTTCCGTGACTCTCGCCGAAAAGGAATGTATCGAAGAGGGCATGGCCGCATTCGAAATCCGCGTCAAGGACGACGGTATCGGCATTTCGCCCGAGTTTGCAGACCGCGTGTTCGATGCCTTCGAGCGGGAACGCGTCTCTACCATCAGCGGCGTGCAGGGTACGGGCCTCGGGCTTGCCATTGCAAAGAACGTCGTGACACTGATGGGCGGGACAATCAAGTTTGAATCGACAGTCGGCAAGGGGACGGAATTCTTCGTGAACGTGGAACTGAAGATGGCGAGCGGCACGGAGGTTCCCGAAAGTGGCGAGCGCAATACCTCCATCGCGGCCAAGGCGGATTTCGCGAACATGCGGCTATTGCTGGTAGAAGACATGGAAGTGAATCGCGAACTGGCCAAAATCGTTCTCGAAAGTCTCGGGTTCAAGGTCGAGATGGCGGTAAACGGCAAGCAGGCGGTCGAGATGGTGGAGAATAACCCTGCCGGTTACTACAACGGGATTGTCATGGATATCCAGATGCCCGTGATGGACGGCTGCGAAGCGAGTCGCCAGATTCGAGCGCTCTCCGACAAGAAGAAGGCGGAAGTTCCCATTATCGCCATGACCGCGAATGCCTTTGGCGATGACCTCAAGAAGTCGAAAGAAGCCGGCATGAACGCTCACCTGGCAAAGCCCATCGATGTCGGCATGCTCACGGAAACGCTTGCTCAGTGGGTGCGGTAAAGTTTTAACAGGACAATGTTATGGAAACGAAAAAAAGAATCGGGATTGTAAGTATCGCCACTATCGTGGCCCCCATCATCGTTATCATCCTTGTGCTGGGGACAATCTTCACGGGTCGCCATGCGAGCGGAGATACGGAAAAGGCCGTGCGCAACGTAACGCTCCTCTTTATGAACGAACTCGCGAACCGCCGCGAACAGGTGGTGGCGTCGAAATTGAACGGCTACATCAACGACCTGGATGTGGCGGTGGGCCTGCTTTCAAAAGAAGACCTCGCAAGTACCGCAAGCTTGCAGAGCTACCAGCTCCGCATGAAGCAACTGTACGGTCTAGAAAAGTTCGCCTTCGTGGACACTACGGGTCTCATCTACACATCCCGCGGTACGCGCACCGACATTGATCTCTATAATTTCGATTACAGGACCCTGGCAAAATCCGAAATTTCATTAAAGAAAAACAGTGAAGAAAAGAAGACTGTTGTCATTGCCGTGCCTGTGGACCGTCTTGCCTTTAATGGTCGGGTTTTGGTCGTGTGCTTCATGGAAATCGACATGAACCGCATGCTGGAAGGTATTTCGCTGGAATCCGACCGGCAGGGAATTACATTTTGCAACATCTACTCGAAGGCGGGCAATTCGCTTACGAACCTGGTGCTAGGTGGGCTTGCGAGCGGCGACAATCTGCTTGCCGCCATGGAAAAAGCCAGCTTCGAAAAGGGGTTCTCCATGGAAAAGATGCGCTCCGACTTCGCGAACCACGAGGCGGGCGTCGTTTCCTTCGAGTATAACGGCATCCGTGAAACTATGTACTATGTTCCCATCCATTCTACGGACTGGATGCTGACTTACCTTATCCGCGAAAGCGTCATCTCCGAGCAAATCGGTTCCATTTCGGAAGACATTTTGGAACGCAGCCTTCTGCTATCCGGAATTATCGCGCTAGTGCTCTTAATCGTGTTCCTGATTCTCTTCATGCAAATCAGGCGTACTTCTCAACTCAAGTTAGAAAAAGAGGTGGCCGATGCCGAAAGCCGCATCAAGCAGGAAAAACTGGAAGAACAGCTTGCGCTCCAGCAGAAGTTAGTTGAAGAAGAACGCAAGAGGAACGAACAGCGTACCATGATTACCGCGCTTGCGTCAGATTACCGCAGCGTCTACTACCTGAACCTGGATACCGGAATGGCGATATGCTACCGCAAGGACGGCACCGTTCCGGTACCTTTCAAGGAAGGGGACGAAATCGGCTACCTGGAAAATTTCAAAACCTATGCCGAAAAGTTTGTCGCACCGGAATCTCGCGAAAAGTTCCTCGCCTTTATACAGCCCGAAAACGTGCGCGCGGGTGTCGCGAAGAACAAGATCTATACCTTGCGCTACCTGGCAAACCATGGCGGCAAGGAAAGCTACGAAATGCTGCGCATGGCGGGCGTGCACAATGCCGGCGACGCCCCGGATGCTCCGCTCCGCATTGTGGGCTTCGGCTTCTCCGATATCGACGAGGAAATGCGCGATTCCCTTGCCAAGAGCCAGGCCCTTTCCGATGCGCTCAAGACGGCAGAAGAGGCGAGCAAGGCGAAGACCATATTCCTCTCCAACATGAGCCACGAAATCCGCACGCCCATGAACGCGATTATCGGCCTCGACAGCCTTGCGCTGCACGAACCCGAGATTTCGCCGAAGACGCGCGGCTACCTGGAAAAGATCGGCTCCTCTGCAGAACACCTGCTGAGCCTTATCAACGAGATTCTGGACATGAGCCGCATCGAGAGTGGCCGCACGAAGATCAATAGCGAAGAATTCTCGTTCCCCAAGCTTTTGGAGCAGGTGAACACCATCATCGACGACCAGAGCCGCACCAAGGGCCTGAACTATTCGTGCCATGTGGCGGGCAGTCTGGACGACTACTACGTCGGCGACGTCACCAAGATTCGTCAGATTCTCATCAACATCCTGGGCAATGCGGTCAAGTTCACCCCGAAGGGCGGAAACATCGACCTCAACGTGGAAAAGATTGCCGCGTTCGACAACAAGTCCACGCTCGTCTTCAAGATTAGCGATACCGGTATCGGCATCAGCAAGGAATTCCTGCCCAAGATTTTCGACACGTTCACTCAGGAAAACGCCACCACGGCTTTCGAGTACGGCAGCAGTGGCCTCGGCATGGCGATTACCAAGGGTATCGTCGACATGATGAACGGCAAGATCGATGTGGAAAGCGAAAAGGGCAAGGGGACCACGTTCTGCGTGACGCTCACCCTCAACGACAGCATGCGCAAGCAGGCGACCGACGACGAAATCGAAATCCACCCGAGCGAAATGAGCGTGCTGGTGGTGGACGACGACGAGATTGCCCTGGGGCACGCGAAACTCGTGCTCGGCAAGGCGGGAGTCCTCACCGACACGGTGCTTACGGGCAAGGAAGCGGTGGAGATGGCGAAACTCCACCACGCGAGACGCGAGCCCTACAACCTGATTGTGGTTGACTGGCAGATGCCCGAGATGAACGGCATCGAGACGGCGCGCGAAATCCGCAAGGTGACCGGCGACGAGTCCGCCATTATCATATTGACGGCCTACAACTGGGACGACATCCTGGACGAGGCCCTGGCAGCCGGCGTGGACTGCTTCATTTCTAAGCCCTTGTTCTCGGGAATCCTGCTGGACGAATTCAAGAACGCCCTCCGGCGCAAGAAGGAACACACCTCGCTTGCGAAGAACAAGGCGGAACTTGCCGGAAAGCGGGTTCTCCTTGCCGAAGACATGGATGTCAACGCGCAGATCATGATGGAAGTGCTGAAGATGCGGGACTTGCAGGTGGAACTGGCCGTAAACGGTCGCAAGGCCCTGGAAATGTTCCGCGACCATCCCGAAGGCTACTACGATGCCATCCTTATGGATGTGCGCATGCCCGAAATGGACGGCCTCGAGGCGACAGCCGCCATCCGCAAGCTGGAGCGCTCCGACGCCAAGAAGGTTCCCATTATCGCGCTCACGGCAAACGCCTTCGACGAAGACGTGCAGCGGAGCCTGCAGGTGGGCATGAATGCGCACCTGAGCAAGCCGGTAGAACCCGACGTACTCTTCGAGACGCTCGAGGAATTGCTGTAACCGTAATGAACTTGTTTATATGGGAAATGCGGAATCATTGACGCACATACTTTTTTTGACTATATTTGTGCAACCTTATAAAGAGGTTCGCTCGCGTAGCTCAGTTGGATAGAGCAGCTGCCTTCTAAGCAGCGGGTCGTGGGTTCGACTCCCGCCGTGAGTACGAAAGGCTCCCTTTGGGGAGCCTTTTTCGTACTCCCAGCCGGAACTGCTCGGCAAAGCCGAGCAGCCTCCCGCCGTGAAAGCATCATTGCAGATGCAATAGAAGCGGTGTAGCTTCCCGCCGTGAAATTTTCATTGCCGACGTAACACAAGCGGTGCAGCCTCCCGCCGTGAAGGTGCTCTTTCCTTAAAAAAAACGCCCGGTTCAAGGAACCGGACGTCCATAAGGAGACAGATTTTTTGAAGTATCAGATTACATCATGCCGCCCATGCCCATGGACGGATCCATGGCAGGAGCTGCCGGCTTCGGTTCCTTCTTTTCTGCGATCACGCAGTCAGTGGTAAGAATCATCGAAGCGATGGAGGATGCATTCTTGAGGGCCGTACGGGTCACTTTGGCCGGGTCGATCACGCCAGCCTTGATGAGGTCTTCGTAGGTGTCGGTCTTGGCGTTGTAGCCGAAGCTGTCCTTGCCTTCCTTCACCTTGTTCACCACGACAGAGCCTTCGAGGCCTGCGTTCTGGACAATCTGGCGGAGAGGTTCTTCGATAGCGCGGCGAATGATGGCGGCGCCAGTCTTCTGGTCGGCGTTATCGAACTTGAGGGCGTCAATAGCCTTTTCGGCACGGATGAGGGCAACGCCACCACCCGGAACGATACCTTCTTCGACGGCAGCGCGGGTTGCGTGCATAGCGTCGTCGACGCGGTCCTTCTTTTCCTTCATTTCAACTTCGGTAGCTGCACCGACCTTGATCACGGCAACGCCGCCAGCGAGCTTGGCCAAGCGTTCCTGGAGCTTTTCGCGGTCGTAGTCGCTGGTGGTAGCTTCGATCTGCTTCTTGATTTGGGCGATACGGCCCTTGATAGAAGCGGCGTCACCGGCACCTTCGACGATCGTGGTGTTGTCCTTCGTGATGGTGATGGACTTGGCCTGGCCGAGCACGGTCACCGGAGCGTCTTCGAGCTTAGCGCCAGTGTCTTCGGAAACCAGCATACCGCCAGTGAGGATAGCGATGTCTTCGAGCATGGCCTTACGACGGTCGCCAAAGCCCGGAGCCTTGACGGCTGCAACCTTCAGGGTGCCGCGCATCTTGTTAACGACGAGCGTTGCGAGAGCTTCGCCATCGACGTCTTCGGCGATGATGAGGAGGGACTTGCCCTGCTTTGCCACGTGTTCGAGCATCGGCAGCAAATCCTTCATGGTAGAAATCTTCTTGTCGTACAGCAAGATGTACGGATTTTCGAGGGCCACTTCCATGCTGTCGGTGTTGGTCACGAAGTACGGAGAGAGGTAGCCGCGGTCGAACTGCATACCTTCGACAACGTCGAGAACAGTTTCAGCGGTCTTGGATTCTTCGATGGTGATGACGCCATCGTTACCGACTTTTTCCATAGCATTGGCGAGGAGTTCGCCAATTTCGGGGTCGTTGTTTGCAGAAATCGTTGCGACCTGGGCAATGTGTTCCTTGCCGTTGATCTTCACGGCCATCTTGCCGATTTCGGTAATGACAGCGTCAACGGCGGCGTCCATACCGCGCTTGATATCCATCGGGTTTGCACCGGCGGCCACGTTCTTGAGGCCTTCGCGAGTAATAGCCTGGGCGAGCACGGTAGCGGTGGTGGTACCGTCACCAGCAGCGTCAGAAGTCTTGTTGGCGACTTCCTTGGCCATCTGGGCGCCGAGGTTTTCGTAGGCGTCTTCCAGTTCCACTTCCTTAGCGACGGACACGCCGTCCTTGGTGACGTTCGGGGCACCGAAGGCCTTTGCGATCATCACGTTGCGGCCCTTAGGACCGAGGGTGACCTTGACTGCGTTGGCGAGTTTGTCGACACCCTTCATCAGGGATTCGCGAGCTGCTACATCAAACTTAAGTTGCTTTGCCATTTTTGTTTTCCTTTTTTAAAATTTTGAAAAAGTGGTTAGTGATTAGTGGTTGGTGGTTAGTTTTTATAATCGCGGCGAAGCCGCCTAACTTAACCTGTTTACTGCCTACTGTTTACTAACCACTACAGAGTAGCGATGACGTCCGATTCCTTCACGATGAGGTAGTTTTCGCCGTCGACGGAGACTTCCGTTCCGCTGTACTTGCCGTAAAGCACCACATCGCCGACCTTGACTTCCATGGCAACGAGTTCACCCTTGTCGTTCTTGCGACCCGGGCCCACGGCCACAACCTTACCCTGCATCGGCTTTTCCTTGGCGTTGTCCGGGATAAAGAGACCCGAGGAGGTCTTCTGTTCGGCTTCTGCCGGCTTGACGACGATTCGATCTGCAAGAGGCTTAATCATTTTCACTTTTCCTTTTTTGCGGGTGGTTTCGCACCCATTGATTGAACTGTTTTGCCCAAATTGGTAGTCCAACTTGGACTATTTATTTTGTTTCGCCCAATATAAAGCAATTTCCGTGCCAAGAAAAGTTGCTGGCCTAGGCGGGTAAAAAAACGTTGAAATTCTACTAAAACCGCAATATTTTAAGCCTAAATGCCTCGCTGCGGGGTAAAAAAGAAAAAGGAATGTTCCTTTTTGAAACACTCCTTTTAAAGCGTAACCGTTTGTTTAAATTTGAAACAATTACTTGATCGTGCTAGTCAGGCGGAAGGCGAGGCCAACGTCGCTCATTTCGTTTTCGCTGTAGACACTGAGCTGGATCTTGGACTTGCCGATGCTCTTGACGTAGGCGACGGTCCATGCCCAGTCGTCGTAAGTGTGGTTCGGCACGGCGTAAAGGTTGTCGCGCTTGTTGATGTATTCCCATTCGACCATGAGGTGGCTCATCAGGGTGTTCAAGATGCCTTCGCTCGGGGCGAAATCAAGACCCAGGTAGAAGGGCTGGTAGTAGATGCCCGGCTGGAAGTACTTGGATTCGGGGGCGATGTAGTTGTCCACTTCGGTGTTGATGTCGTCGTCTTGCGTGTAGATGCAGGCGTATTCACCGTAGGCGCGGAGAATGGGGAAGAGGTTGAAGCTGGCGTAGGCGGCCACGCGGTGGGTCACGTAGGCGGTGTTCTGTACCACGTCGACGAGGTTGGAACGGTAGGCGACCTTGACTTCCAGCGGGAAGGTGAACTTCATGTCGTCTTCGATACGGATGTAGCCCTGGTTGGCGGTGCCGTTCTTGGCGGCAATCATGGCGTTCAGCTGGTTGAGGCCGCTCTTCCAGCCGAGTTCAACGGCGTTGTGGCTATAATCGCGCATCCAGAGACCGCGCTTGGTGAGATCCTTGTCTACATAGGTACCGAAGTTGGTGGACTGCGACCAGTCAGTTTTCCAGCGACCGATTTTCAGGTTGACCTGGTCGGCTGCGCCGAGAGCCCATTTATAGTTGACCCAGTAGAGGTCGGCGAGAATCTTGTCCTGTGCGGACTTGGTGGTCTTGGTCTTGCCGTCGGCATCGGTGGATACGTCGGTCACGTTCTTGTTGCCGAATTCAGGAGCAAAAATGCGGAGCATGATGGTTCCGTCCAGGTTGTCGCTCTTGTACTGGCCACCGATGTTGGCGCGGATCCAGCCGCTGCTGAAGTTGTTGTCTTCGTCGGCGATGGACTTGGTGACTTGAGTCTGTACGTTGCCCTTGAGGGTCATGTTGTCGACGACGTCGGCTGCGAAGGCGGAAACGCCCATGGCGAGAGCGGCCGCTGCGATTTTCCTGAAGTTCATGAATACTCCTTAGAAGTTTAATTTCGATTCCAAATTTAGAATATGCGATGTGTTTTGCAAGGAATTTTTTTATTTTTGGCGCGTTTTTAAAGGGAGTGTTTATGAACCGTTTCGGATATGCCGCTTTGTTTGTCGTTATGTTGGCGTTCGGCCAGCCGCTGTGCGCCCGTGATCTGGAGCCGAATAAGACGCACGCCGTGTTGACCGTGACTTTTACCAATGAAGAGGATGTTCCGCAGGCGAAAAAGAAACTGATGTTCGTTGGACAAAATGACCCGAAGAAAAAAATTACGGTGACCACCGATAGCGAGGGAGAAGTGACCTTCCATATCCCGCGCGAAGATTCCTACACGATTTTTTGTGAAAGCCTGACTGGATATTTTGAATGCGGCAACACGCCGTATGTCTCGACGACGGCGAGTACGGGCGGAATTACGGTGACTTTTGACGATACCCGCGTGGAACTGACCGGCGTGACCTTCAAGGCGGGAAGTGCTGAACTAGAGCCGAATTCGCTTGCGACTCTCGACGCGGCAATCGCGGGGCTGAAGAGAAATCCGAAGGCCAGGATCGAAATCCAGGGACATACCAGTTCCGAGGGCGACGACGAGATGAACCAGAGGCTGTCGGAGGCGCGTGCGTATGCCGTGCTGCAGTACATGAAGGAAAACGGCATTGACTGGGGGCGTCTATCGGCAAGCGGTTACGGTTCTTCGCAACCACGCGCGACGAACAGCACCGAGGAAGGCCGCAAGAAAAACCGCCGTATCGAGCTTCGCGTTTTGAACGAAGACGAAGTCCCGGTGGAGTATAAATAGAGCTTAGAACTTAGAGCTTAGAACTTAGAGCTTAGAAAAAAATTAGGTTCTACCAACTAACTTTTGCGGAAGCCGTCGTCGCCGAGGACGATTTTACCTTCGCGGAAGAGCGTGCCCAGAATTTTCTTGAAAGTCTTCTTGGACATATTGAATTCGCGGCGAATTTCTTCGGGATCGCTGTGGTCCCCGTAGGGGAGGAATCCGCCTGCTTCTTCAAGTTTCTTGAGGATAGCGGCGGGGCTTTCGCTCTTCATGATGCCCTTGTAGCCTACAGGCGTGAGGTTCAGCGTAATCTTACCGTCTTCGGTGAATCGCTGGATGTAACCGGACATCGTGTCGCCAATGTAGATGCGCGGCGTGTTCGGCGTGACCATGAGGCGACCCGTGTAGCGGTAATCGACGAGGAAGTCGATGTGGTCGCGGGTGACCTCGTAGGCGGCGAGCTGCACATGCTGCCCCAGGTGAAGCTCAGAGGTGTCCGTATCGAGGAAACTCTTGATTTTTTCGGTCGCGACGATGCGGTTGCTCTTGTCGTCTTCGAGGATGTAGACGACGCAGCGGTCTCCGCGACGGAGTTCGCCGAGTTGCTGCTTGAACGGCAGGAACAGATCCTTGTTGAGGCCCCAGTCCAAGAAGGCACCGTAGCGGTTCACGTCCTTGACCTCGAGGACTGCGAATTCACCGACGGTAGCGTAGGGTTTATCGAGGGTCGCGATGGGGCGGTCTTCGGAATCCATGTAGACGAATACATCGAGAACTTCACCCTCTTCGAGTGAAAATTCTTCCCGTTTGCCGGGGAGCAGCACGCGCCCGCCTGTTTCAAGTTCCAGGTAGTAGCCCTGCGGCATGATTTCTTCGACGCGGGCGCGGTTGTATTTGCCTAATTCCATTTGGACCTTCCGTTCAATTTTAATTTGTATAAAGTTCTATAGTCCGTTAGTCAAAGAGTTCCGGGTCGGATTCGTCAGAGCCTTCGTCTTCGCTGGATCCGTCGTCGAATGAGTCGGGCGGGGTAATGCGGGTGGCGCGCTTCACCTTCTTGGCGGTGAACTTGCTACCCAGAGCCTTGTAGCCCTTGACTTCGGCGACCTCGGTGAGGTCCAGTTCTTCCTTCTGGACTTCGCGGCCTACCTGGTATTCCATGAGTTCACGGGCGTCTTCTGTCGCGAAGAATTCAATCATCTGCGTATCCTTGTGGTCGGACACGAGGTTGAATTCCGTGGTCATGGGGCAGCCTTCCAAGTTGAAACGCTTGACCATGTAGTTGAAATTGCCGCCTTCGAAGTAGAGGATCGTAAAGACTTGTTCCGGATCGAACTTGTGGATGTACTTGACTCCGGTACCCACGAGAATCGGATCGGCCATGTCGTGCACGCGGGCGGTACCGTTTTCCTTGACAATCAGGATCTTGTCCTTTTCGCCGAATTCACCGATGCGGTCACCCTTCTTCTGGGTGCTGATGATGCCGGCTAGGGCGTCAAAGTAGAGAACGCGGGCGCCCAAGGTGCTAACACCCTTGCGGACGCGCTTGATGCTCTTGACCGGGTACTTGGTCACAATGTTACCCATGGCGCCACGGCCCTTCACGTCGATGGAGCTGAAATCCACCTCGAAGTTGAGCTTGGTGCGCGGACGCGGCTTGAGCGTGACTTCCACGACTTCGGCTTCGCCGTTCAGGTTGCTGGACATGTACAGAATCTTGCTGCCCGGCTTGCCCTTACCCATAAAGTAATCCTTGTCGCGGGTAACGCCACCCACGTTGAATCGCTTGATGTAGTAGGCCCCGTCCTTGCCGTCTTGGTGAATCACGTTGTAAATGTGGCGGTCGTCGTCCTTCTTGAACTTTTCGACGAGCAAGATGTTCTTGCCCACAAAGTCCTTGTCGCTGACCTTGACGACCTTGAAGCTGCCGTCGGCCTTGAATACGATCAGGTCGTCGTATTCGGACACGTCGAAGAGGTATTCTTCCTTCTTCATGCCGGTGCCGAGGAAGCCTTCCTTGCGGTTCACGTAGAGTTTCTGGTTTGCAAGAGCCACGTGCACGGCTTCCACCTTGCCGAATTCCGCAATCTGCGTGCGGCGTTCCTTGCCTTCGCCGTACTTCTTCAAGATGTTCTTGAAGTGCTCGATGGTGTATTCGGTGATGTGTTCCTGATTGTACTTGCAGGTGGCGATGCTTTCTTCCAGTTCGCGCAAAAGCTGGTCGGCCTTTTCACGGTCGTAATGGCTGATGCGGCGGATCGGAATTTCGATGAGCTTGCCGATTTCTTCGTCCGTGATTTCCTTGCGGTGCAGGCGTTTGACATAGGGCATAAGGCCTTCGCGCACGAAGTTGATAATCTGCTCGCGGTCTTTTGCCTTCTTGATGACCTCGTAAACTTCCTTCTCGATAAAGATTTTTTCGAGGGTGGTCATGTGCCACTTGTCTTC
The Fibrobacter sp. UWH4 DNA segment above includes these coding regions:
- a CDS encoding DNA gyrase/topoisomerase IV subunit A, whose protein sequence is MSEETKDSTLGLSNVNHLEKLYDGWFLDYASYVILDRAVPYYEDGLKPVQRRILHSLFENHDGRYQKVATIVGRTMAYHPHGDASIGDALVGLGQKNLLIDTQGNWGNPFTGDRAAAPRYIEGRLTPFAIDVVFNPETTEWIPSYDGRSQEPVTLPVKFPLLLAQGVDGIAVGLSTSILPHNFRELCEASIAILKGKKFTLYPDFFTGGIIDVSDYNDGQRGGKVRVRAKIEKVDNKTLAIREIPYGTTTVSLIESIVKANDKGKIKIKHVDDNTSKEVEILVHLQPGTDPQVAIDALYTFTDCEKSISPCTCVIVDKHPKFLGVSDILRMNTEHTVKLLEWELANELKHLEDKWHMTTLEKIFIEKEVYEVIKKAKDREQIINFVREGLMPYVKRLHRKEITDEEIGKLIEIPIRRISHYDREKADQLLRELEESIATCKYNQEHITEYTIEHFKNILKKYGEGKERRTQIAEFGKVEAVHVALANQKLYVNRKEGFLGTGMKKEEYLFDVSEYDDLIVFKADGSFKVVKVSDKDFVGKNILLVEKFKKDDDRHIYNVIHQDGKDGAYYIKRFNVGGVTRDKDYFMGKGKPGSKILYMSSNLNGEAEVVEVTLKPRPRTKLNFEVDFSSIDVKGRGAMGNIVTKYPVKSIKRVRKGVSTLGARVLYFDALAGIISTQKKGDRIGEFGEKDKILIVKENGTARVHDMADPILVGTGVKYIHKFDPEQVFTILYFEGGNFNYMVKRFNLEGCPMTTEFNLVSDHKDTQMIEFFATEDARELMEYQVGREVQKEELDLTEVAEVKGYKALGSKFTAKKVKRATRITPPDSFDDGSSEDEGSDESDPELFD
- a CDS encoding S1 RNA-binding domain-containing protein, with product MELGKYNRARVEEIMPQGYYLELETGGRVLLPGKREEFSLEEGEVLDVFVYMDSEDRPIATLDKPYATVGEFAVLEVKDVNRYGAFLDWGLNKDLFLPFKQQLGELRRGDRCVVYILEDDKSNRIVATEKIKSFLDTDTSELHLGQHVQLAAYEVTRDHIDFLVDYRYTGRLMVTPNTPRIYIGDTMSGYIQRFTEDGKITLNLTPVGYKGIMKSESPAAILKKLEEAGGFLPYGDHSDPEEIRREFNMSKKTFKKILGTLFREGKIVLGDDGFRKS